The Bacteroidota bacterium nucleotide sequence AATTGATTTGGTGAAAGAGCAAATAAGTGTAGCACGAGGTAATAAACTTTCGTTCACACAAGAAGATTTAACTATAACAGGACATAGTATAGAATTGCGTATTTGTGCTGAGGATCCTGCCAATAATTTTTTACCTGATATCGGAAAATTATCAACGTACAAAATCCCACAAGGATATGGAGTTCGCGTGGATGATGGCTACAAACAAGGGATGGAAATCCCGATACAATACGACCCTATGATTGCCAAATTAATTGTATATGCTGCCACCCGCGAAGAAGCAATGGAAAAGATGATACAAGCCATCGATGATTATCATATAAGTGGAATTGAGACTACACTTCCCTTTGGCAAATTTGCGATGCAACACGAAGCTTTCCGCAGCGGTAATTTCGACACCAAATTTATCGATAATTATTTCAAACCAGAATTGCTGAACGAAGCTATGGACGAGGATGAAGAGCTGATTGCAGCCATTGCTGCTGATATATATTGGGACAAAGAAAATAAAACAACTGCCACTACAAACTATAACAATAAATCTTTTTCTCCTTGGAGACTAAACAGAAGATAAGAAAGGAATAAGTAGTAAGGAATAAGGAATAAGGAATAAGGAATAAGGAATAAGTAGTAAGGAATAAGGAATATGTAGGAAGGAATAAGGAGTAAGGAGTATGGAGCAAGGAATAAGTGCCATACGGCTGATTGCTTTGATATATTATGGAGGGCTTCGCCCACTGACCACTGACTACTGACTACTGATCACTCAACCTCCCCACCACCTTATAATTCGATTTCTTCAATGTTTTCGACTCCAACGCTTTTTCTTTAATTACGCAAAAAGGCCATCTACCGCTGCTGTGCACCATATACCAAGTGTTTTCTTCGCCCATCAAAAAAGCAATATGGGTATCGAGACCTACTATATATAATTTGTTTTGAGGCGGGCCTAGTTTCTTCACAAAATCTTCTATATCAATATTGCTGTATCGTGTTATATATTTATCGAGAAGTAGTTCTCTAATCATTTTTTCTGAAGGCATTTGGGCCATCTTTTCACGTTTTATATCAAAACCTGCATCACGTAGAATCGTTGCTACGAAATAACCACAGGCGATTTTTCCTTTGCGTGGTTGTTCGGTGGTTCCATTAAAATCATATAAGGTACTGTACCAAAAAGGAAATATTTTTTCAGTAATATATTTGCAAATAGCTATATTTTTTTTACTCGTATCATATAATGATTTTGCTTGCTTTTTTGCATTAATGTATTCCGCTTGAGAGATAGATGCAGGCTGCATACCTGGCACCAAATGCCGATATGGAGAAAAATATAAACCTACCAATAGTATGATAGTTATACCTACAAAAGTATATAATACAATTTTACGTTTGCGACTCATTAATTTCGTGGCAAGGCATAGATCCGTTCGTACACACGCTTAAGCAATGGCAACATAAATAAAATAAAAAATGCCGTTTCAATTAATTGAATGATATATAAATTCTCTTTATAGCCAACGGAATCATAATAATTGCCTTCTCCTTCTGTGACAATCAAATAGGTAAAAACTGGAATGGTTAAGACCATAATATTGAAAATCATAATCCCTACAATATTCCAAATACTATATTCATTTCTATCGTAAGCTAAAATTAAATGTACTACCCCATAAAAAAATGTTCCATAGTAACAAAGTTTTACATAGTATTCTGCCCGTATCCCACTTGAAAAGATGAGTCCAAATATAGCATAAATAATAGGCAACAAAATAGCTACGACTAGTAGTACAATAAATTGCCTCCAACGTACATTTTTAAAGATCTGCAATAAAATGCATATACCTAGTAAAAAGTAGCTGCTGAACAATAATGATTCATTCCCGAAAAATCCATTATTCGAAAATTTTAAGCGAGAAATATCGGAGAGTCTATCATTCAATAATCTTTTAAATGTGGTTATATCTTGATCGAAATCATCAGTTTTATTATCTTGCAAATCCTCATTGGCTGTTGTTTCGTTATTCAAACTTTTATGAGCATTACTATTATAAGGTTTTGAGCTTTGAGTTTTGATTGCATTGTCATAATCATTTTTTAAATCGTCGAATGTAATTATTTTAAAATATTCATTTTCATCTCTATGGCTATTTTCTAAATTATATATATCATATTTTACAGATAAATCTGCAATGTCATTCAATAATGCATGGACCTCTGCTTTTGTCTGAACCTTGAACGCCTTAGCTCGTACTCCTTCCGCACTATCATAACCTTTAATATACCCTGACCTCGTACCTGCTCTTTCACCGTCAATATATTTGTCGTCGTATTCGAAAAAATGAAAATGATGTTTGGAGAAATATTGATAATCTGTATTCAGCAATTTAGAATATACAGGCAAAGATTGATTCGAAGTGTTATCCGATTCATCTTGATGATTGTAATCACTTGTTTTTAGCATAAATACTTGTGCCAAATTTGCCGCATTTACATCTTCAATCAATTCTTTTTCACTTACAATATTTGATCGTTTAAATTCTAGTACACCTGCATAAGAAAATATAATAAACCACATGCCCACCAATGTAGCATAACTCAGAAAGAAAGATATATACTCATCGGTAATTTTACGCTTACCAAATTGCCTTTGCTTATCAAATATTACCGTTTTATATATCCAAAAACAAGTAACAGTTACAGCCAAAATAGAAGAAATACTGATGGATACTTCATGAGAATGATAGTCTAAATCGGCCATACCAATAGGAGTAATCATTGCCAATGCACTAAGTACCAAACACGAAAGCAATGAATAATATAAAAAATAATGAGCCCTAATACTCCACATCAGTGGATATTTTTTCACCAGATAATTATCAAACCTCTGCAAAAATCTGGGATATAATAATATGTTCTTTTTCATGTAATATTTTATTTAATTATCACTATTCAACTTAATAATATTTAATCTTCCTTTAATCGCAAACTGCTAACTAACTACATATCTTTTTTAAACAACTTCCTCGTCGAATCACTAATATCTCTATAATAGTTTACCATAAGTCCTTTACTCAGTAAGGTTTTCAAGAGCTCTACCGGGGCTATATTAACTGCAAAATTTACAATATATATTGTTCCTGTTTCTTCCACGGTAGCACCTTCCATGTCTTTAATTGCAGCAATCAATTCCTGCTTTTCGAATTGACCATTGAGCTCTATACAATTGGTGCTGCGGTCTTTTCCAAAATCTCTTCTTGCACCACTATATAAAGTATTTCCGTTTTTAATAAATATTAAATTATCCGAAATATTTTCTACCTCATGCAATTGTTGCGAACTTAAAATAACAGCAAACGGATGACGAATACTTTGAGAAAGATATTTTAAATCCTGCAAGAAAAGTTGCTGAGCATTGATATCGAGATTGGCCAAAGGCTCGTCCAGTATGAGCAATTGCGGTTTGCGAATCAATACTTTTGCAAGCTCAAAACGCAATCTATAACCGCCAGAAATCTGCTTCCAAGTAAGGTCTCTGAATTTGTTCAATCCCAATCTTTCTATAATATAATCAACTGCGTAATCATTTTCTTCATCCTTAATTCCATGAATAGAGGCAGTGAATTTCAAATTATCCGATAAGGTACCAAACCATGTATCAATTCGTTGTGGAATATATCCTATTTTTTGCTTGGCTTCATACCATTCGTTGGTATGATATTGTGGAAAATTGATGGTACCACTTGTCGATGCCAAATCGCCAGCCAACATGCGGAGCAAAGTAGTTTTCCCGTTTCCGTTCTCGCCCACTACACCTGTAATCTCACCAGTTTTTAATTCGAGTGTAAGCGGTTCAAATCTAAAAGTTCTTCCTTTGCCCTCATAAACTTTCCCCAATCCTTCAGTAGTCAACATCACTTTATTGATGACACTTGGCTGTGCAGGAACCTTGCTTTTCTCCTTTACCTCTGTGCAAACAAGTTCTATCTCTGCTCGCAAATTATTCATTTGTTCCTGATAGCTATCGGGATTGTGATCCACACTTTCTTCCGATAGGGAGTTGTACTTTTTTCTGATATTCAGAATTTTTGTTTCCAAATCTCTGCTCAAAAACAAGTCAGTGCCTACATCTAACATCCTTCGTGTAGCCCTTGCCAGGTCAGGGTCTTGCGTAAGCTGCCAAAGCTCGTCCAAACGTTTGTTTAAAAATTGCTCTTCCATTGCTACAAATTAATCTGTTCTTTTGTAAACTAACTAATTTTATTTTTCACCAATGTCGCTTAAATACGGCTGTCAACTTTTTCTTGCGTTGTTATCGGGTATTGCTTGTGCTGCTGGGGCTCTATATGCTGAGCAATATTTTAGCTTAGATGCTGAACATGGAAATGGGGACTATTTTATTGTTTTTTTTGATAATTTTTTCTTGATTTCATTAATCGAAGAGTTGTCAAAATTTGTGATGGTTTTCCTGTTTTTAAAATTCATTCACAACCGAAAAATTTTATTATATATAGCATTGTGCATAGGACTTGGCTTTTCGATATTTGAAATGAGTCTTTATACTTATTATCAAAATTATGATATATATAGATGGATTCCCTTTGCATTACATATATTTTTAGCCATTATACAAATGCGGGTGATGATGTATGCTCTCGACTTCAGCACTCAAAGATATTTTTATATCAATTTGGCTTGGGTAATCACTTGGCTTATCCATGGGGTATATGATTTATCAGTATCCATATCAATCAAATGGATATGGATTTTTTCGTTACTTACTGTTTTATTTTTAGTTAGTTTATATATATTATTCAGCCAACAAACTGCCAAAGATGTAGCATTAGAAACTAAAATAGATGAAGAAGAAAATGAGTCCGGCGATTTTGGATTTTTTAAATAACGAATAGCGTTCGAAAACATGAATATTAAACAACTGAAACCGTATCTCGACGATCAAGTAGAGATTATCAATAGACCAGGTTTTATTACTGCCGATCCTATTTCTATCCCGAAACTTTTTACCCAAAAGCGAGACATAGAAATCATGGGATTTTTTGCTGCTACCTTTGCATGGGGGCAGCGGGTTACAATATTAAATAATTGCAAAAAACTGATTGAATTATTCGAAAACAAACCTTACGAATTTATTATAAACTCCACAGCCAA carries:
- a CDS encoding ABC transporter ATP-binding protein yields the protein MEEQFLNKRLDELWQLTQDPDLARATRRMLDVGTDLFLSRDLETKILNIRKKYNSLSEESVDHNPDSYQEQMNNLRAEIELVCTEVKEKSKVPAQPSVINKVMLTTEGLGKVYEGKGRTFRFEPLTLELKTGEITGVVGENGNGKTTLLRMLAGDLASTSGTINFPQYHTNEWYEAKQKIGYIPQRIDTWFGTLSDNLKFTASIHGIKDEENDYAVDYIIERLGLNKFRDLTWKQISGGYRLRFELAKVLIRKPQLLILDEPLANLDINAQQLFLQDLKYLSQSIRHPFAVILSSQQLHEVENISDNLIFIKNGNTLYSGARRDFGKDRSTNCIELNGQFEKQELIAAIKDMEGATVEETGTIYIVNFAVNIAPVELLKTLLSKGLMVNYYRDISDSTRKLFKKDM
- a CDS encoding PrsW family glutamic-type intramembrane protease, translating into MSLKYGCQLFLALLSGIACAAGALYAEQYFSLDAEHGNGDYFIVFFDNFFLISLIEELSKFVMVFLFLKFIHNRKILLYIALCIGLGFSIFEMSLYTYYQNYDIYRWIPFALHIFLAIIQMRVMMYALDFSTQRYFYINLAWVITWLIHGVYDLSVSISIKWIWIFSLLTVLFLVSLYILFSQQTAKDVALETKIDEEENESGDFGFFK